From Agrobacterium fabrum str. C58, a single genomic window includes:
- a CDS encoding ArdC family protein translates to MSRKTANTRTDIYARITDRIVADLEKGVRPWVRPWSAANLSGRVSRPLRHNGQAYTGLNVLLLWSESVASGFMSSTWMTLRQANELGAHVRKGESGATVVYASRFTKTEPDAGGGEVERDIPFLKAYTVFNCDQIDGLADHYYSRPEPIAKPLERIEHADRFFDNTGAVVRYGGDKAYYSPASDHIQLPRPEQFRDMASFVATRAHETLHWAGGPARLNRDLSRYHKDRRERAFEEMLVELGAAMICADLGIVPELEPRPDHAAYIQSWAEILGSDKRAIFNAAAHAQRAVAYLHDLQPQPASGQEAA, encoded by the coding sequence ATGAGCAGGAAAACAGCAAACACGCGGACCGACATTTATGCACGCATCACCGACAGGATCGTCGCCGATCTGGAAAAGGGCGTGCGCCCATGGGTGCGGCCGTGGAGCGCGGCCAATCTATCGGGCCGGGTGAGCCGGCCGCTTCGTCACAACGGACAAGCTTACACCGGCCTCAATGTTCTCCTTCTGTGGTCGGAGAGCGTCGCCAGTGGTTTCATGTCGTCAACATGGATGACGCTGCGCCAGGCAAACGAACTCGGCGCTCACGTGCGCAAGGGCGAGAGCGGCGCGACCGTCGTCTATGCCAGCCGCTTCACCAAAACCGAACCCGATGCGGGCGGCGGAGAGGTCGAGCGCGATATTCCCTTCCTGAAGGCCTATACAGTTTTCAATTGTGATCAAATCGATGGCCTTGCAGATCATTATTACAGTCGCCCCGAACCGATCGCGAAACCGCTCGAGCGTATCGAGCATGCCGATCGCTTCTTCGATAACACGGGCGCTGTCGTCCGATACGGCGGCGACAAGGCCTATTATTCTCCTGCCTCCGACCACATCCAGCTGCCGCGGCCCGAACAATTCCGGGACATGGCCTCTTTCGTTGCGACGAGAGCGCACGAAACCTTGCATTGGGCGGGCGGTCCCGCCCGACTGAACAGGGACCTGAGCCGCTACCACAAGGATCGCCGCGAGAGGGCGTTCGAAGAGATGCTGGTGGAGCTTGGGGCAGCGATGATCTGCGCCGATCTGGGTATCGTGCCGGAGCTGGAGCCTCGGCCGGATCATGCCGCCTATATCCAGAGTTGGGCCGAAATCCTCGGATCCGACAAGCGGGCGATCTTCAATGCGGCGGCGCATGCGCAGCGCGCTGTCGCCTATCTGCACGACCTTCAGCCGCAGCCGGCTTCCGGACAGGAGGCGGCCTGA
- a CDS encoding alkylphosphonate utilization protein, translating to MSDHSGDDYVYDEATGEWRPASEISAEKAKAAEVRDASGNVLADGDSVVLIKDLKVKGAGQTLKQGTVIRSIRLTDEPEEIDCRHDAIKGLVLRTEFVRKR from the coding sequence ATGAGCGATCATAGCGGCGACGATTATGTCTATGACGAAGCAACCGGCGAATGGCGTCCGGCATCCGAGATTTCCGCCGAAAAAGCAAAAGCCGCAGAAGTGCGCGACGCCTCCGGCAACGTGTTGGCCGATGGCGACTCCGTCGTGCTGATCAAGGACCTGAAGGTCAAAGGCGCCGGCCAGACCTTGAAGCAGGGCACGGTCATCCGCTCGATCCGGCTGACAGACGAGCCGGAAGAGATTGACTGCCGGCATGACGCAATCAAAGGCCTGGTCCTGCGCACCGAGTTCGTGCGCAAGCGTTGA
- a CDS encoding DUF736 domain-containing protein, with translation MAVIGEFTTNGNNSIIGNVRTLTVSMKARLNPIERVSRDAPDFRITGGNGVEVGAGWNKVSNDGEPFISVKLDDPSFNAPITAALWPGEKEGDYALIWNRPKREA, from the coding sequence ATGGCAGTCATCGGCGAATTCACCACCAACGGCAACAACTCCATCATCGGCAACGTGCGCACGCTCACCGTCAGCATGAAGGCCCGCCTGAACCCCATCGAGCGCGTCTCGCGCGACGCTCCGGACTTCCGCATCACCGGCGGCAACGGCGTTGAGGTCGGCGCGGGTTGGAACAAGGTCTCCAACGACGGCGAGCCCTTCATCTCCGTCAAGCTCGACGACCCGAGCTTCAATGCCCCGATCACCGCAGCCCTTTGGCCGGGCGAGAAGGAAGGCGACTACGCCCTCATCTGGAACCGCCCGAAGCGGGAGGCCTGA
- a CDS encoding HEPN domain-containing protein, with protein sequence MRHPSIATVVTPQSKSVNQSDAFLASKHNQLNLFNSIDHLVTDEKKLSDSERGAIEHHIVNIRAAIARSLWSKEIYVGTSLLDEHVLACAKQGGGGVPGKMLSDLASAGVERPGFVLYPLTSFGMKMEMLPWRNSGLKSHILFRAAGFAVSAQTNSVARAHDRLIEMARGLGIRQRIERGDIEHFSHAAQWLKTNPLLLVKLTSHTGDMYENQFVYTLKIRSAASALLMLHALSVERDGSIDKFSSSAHVNNWETLDIRHYLIGEGRRSGKIATRRVPMNVSALDLARLSDVAAVVSTEAMETNTMKRFERQIVAALKTVEQGYFRHVHLTAGSKMEARFYKRIVTALDWFRQSFGSHANESEAIVALAVAFETLLTDHYQPGVAERIKRRAGICMKGVPRVSSYQQSIIELYHARGSIVHTGELGQAANVERAQAAFARCFCSLVSRLPSGRLPNSDPVRNLLGDTG encoded by the coding sequence TTGCGCCATCCCTCAATCGCCACGGTCGTCACTCCGCAGTCAAAGTCGGTCAACCAGTCCGACGCCTTCCTTGCCAGCAAACACAATCAGCTCAATCTGTTCAACTCGATCGATCATCTGGTTACGGATGAGAAGAAACTCAGCGACAGTGAACGGGGCGCAATCGAACACCATATCGTAAATATTCGCGCGGCTATCGCCCGATCGCTGTGGTCAAAGGAAATTTATGTCGGTACGTCTCTCTTGGATGAGCATGTTCTCGCATGCGCTAAGCAAGGTGGGGGTGGCGTTCCCGGAAAAATGCTGAGTGATCTCGCTTCGGCCGGAGTCGAGCGTCCCGGGTTCGTCCTTTATCCGCTAACCAGCTTCGGCATGAAGATGGAGATGCTGCCTTGGAGGAATTCGGGACTGAAAAGCCACATCCTGTTTCGTGCGGCCGGGTTTGCCGTCAGCGCCCAGACCAATTCAGTCGCGCGGGCACATGACCGCCTGATCGAAATGGCACGCGGGTTGGGCATACGGCAACGTATAGAGCGAGGCGACATCGAACATTTCTCGCATGCTGCGCAATGGCTTAAAACCAACCCGTTGCTGCTCGTCAAGCTGACATCGCACACGGGAGACATGTATGAAAACCAGTTTGTCTACACTCTCAAGATCCGGTCGGCTGCGTCCGCGCTCCTGATGCTTCACGCGCTGTCGGTCGAGCGGGACGGCTCGATCGACAAATTCAGCTCGTCCGCTCACGTCAACAACTGGGAAACACTCGACATCCGCCACTATCTGATCGGGGAAGGTCGACGCTCTGGAAAGATTGCCACCCGGCGCGTCCCCATGAACGTGTCGGCGCTGGATCTCGCGAGACTGTCGGATGTCGCCGCCGTAGTCTCGACAGAGGCGATGGAGACGAACACGATGAAGCGTTTCGAAAGACAAATCGTGGCTGCGCTCAAGACTGTCGAGCAGGGATATTTCCGGCACGTCCATCTCACGGCCGGCTCAAAGATGGAGGCGAGGTTCTACAAGCGCATCGTCACCGCGCTCGACTGGTTCCGACAGTCATTCGGTTCACATGCCAACGAGTCGGAGGCGATTGTCGCTCTTGCGGTGGCGTTCGAAACGTTGCTCACCGACCACTATCAGCCAGGCGTGGCGGAACGCATCAAGCGCCGGGCTGGAATTTGCATGAAAGGCGTTCCCCGCGTTTCCTCCTATCAGCAAAGTATCATTGAACTCTACCACGCCCGCGGCAGCATCGTTCACACGGGGGAACTTGGCCAAGCCGCGAACGTAGAACGTGCTCAGGCAGCGTTTGCGCGATGCTTCTGCAGTCTCGTCTCTCGCCTCCCAAGCGGTCGGCTACCGAACAGCGATCCTGTTCGCAACCTGCTCGGCGACACCGGATGA
- a CDS encoding zeta toxin family protein, producing the protein MSIVRLKKLEQPVFLIVAGPNGSGKSSVYANADLELEGRSVWIVNPDLLAGRISEVENKPLPEANLVAVQRIEAWIQSSISVHKTIGVETVLSTDKYRRLVEAAEAVGFAIWLFYTVLDSPERSIERIKLRVAKGGHDVPADKVRARYARSLDQLPWFLERADRAWIWDNSGATPKLIGEKQDGVIGLDENALAVVASAVKSIATE; encoded by the coding sequence TTGTCGATCGTGCGCCTGAAAAAGCTTGAGCAGCCCGTCTTTCTGATTGTTGCTGGCCCGAACGGATCCGGTAAGAGCAGCGTCTACGCAAATGCGGATCTCGAGTTGGAAGGGCGCTCCGTATGGATCGTCAACCCCGATCTTCTCGCCGGCCGGATCAGTGAGGTAGAAAACAAACCACTTCCGGAAGCCAACTTGGTTGCTGTTCAGCGCATTGAGGCCTGGATTCAGTCATCGATATCCGTTCATAAGACGATCGGGGTAGAGACCGTTTTATCGACGGATAAGTACCGCCGTCTGGTTGAGGCGGCTGAAGCCGTGGGATTTGCCATCTGGCTTTTCTACACCGTTTTGGACAGCCCGGAGCGGTCGATCGAACGTATCAAACTTCGCGTTGCGAAGGGTGGACACGACGTTCCGGCTGATAAAGTGCGTGCCCGTTACGCAAGATCGCTCGATCAACTTCCGTGGTTTCTCGAACGAGCTGACAGAGCCTGGATTTGGGACAATAGCGGTGCGACGCCCAAGCTGATCGGCGAAAAACAGGATGGTGTGATCGGCCTTGATGAGAATGCTCTCGCCGTCGTCGCTTCAGCTGTGAAATCCATCGCGACCGAGTGA